The following coding sequences lie in one Kwoniella dendrophila CBS 6074 chromosome 10, complete sequence genomic window:
- a CDS encoding meiotic recombinase Dmc1, with protein MSDNGDSVDELQNHGINVQDIVKLKAAGIVTVLGVAQTTRRHLLKIKAKVEKLKEVTAKMLPPPFLTGTEIADRRQDVIYITTGSKSVDAMLGGGISTQCITEVFGEYRTGKTQLCHTLCVSTQLPIETGGASGKVAYIDTEGTFRPDRVKAVADRFGVDASMALDNVLCARAWSSEQQCDLLVELAVRFVEDRTYKLIIVDSIMNLFRQDYSGRGELSERQQKLNQFLARLQKLAEEFNVAVVLTNQVQADPGAAAMFAAAASAKPVGGHILAHASAVRIQLRKGRGDERIAKLNDSPDMPEGEATYVLKSGGWEDTN; from the exons ATGTCTGACAACGGTGAT TCCGTGGACGAGCTTCAAAACCAT GGTATCAATGTACAAGACATCGTTAAGCTGAAAGCAGCTGGTATCGTTACTGTGCTTGGTGTAGCTCAAACCACACGAAGACATctactcaaaatcaaa GCCAAAGTTGAGAAACTGAAG GAAGTTACCGCGAAAATGTTG CCTCCACCTTTCCTCACCGGAACAGAAATTGCCGATCGAAGACAAGATGTTATTTACATCACTACTGGCTCAAAAAGCGTTGATGCTATGCTTGGCGGTGGTATTTCAACTCAATGTATCACTGAAGTATTTGGGGAATATAGAACTGGTAAA ACGCAACTCTGTCACACTCTTTGTGTCTCCACTCAACTTCCCATCGAGACCGGTGGTGCAAGCGGCAAAGTAGCTTACATTGATACTGA AGGCACCTTCCGGCCAGATCGTGTCAAAGCTGTAGCAGATCGATTCGGGGTCGATGCTTCTATGGCACTCGACAATGTGCTTTGTGCAAGAGCTTGGAGTTCAGAGCAACAATGTGATCTCCTTGTAGAATTAGCCGTTAG ATTCGTAGAAGATCGAACATACAAGCTTATCATCGTGGACAGTATAATGAATCTTTTTC GTCAAGATTATTCTGGTCGAGGAGAATTATCAGAAAGACAACAG aaattgaatcaattcCTTGCTCGACTCCAAAAACTCGCAGAAGAATTCAACGTTGCTGTCGTTTTAACaaatcaagttcaagctGATCCTGGT GCTGCTGCGAT GTTTGCCGCAGCTGCTTCCGCTAAACCTGTTGGAG GTCATATCCTTGCTCATGC TTCCGCCGTGCGAATCCAATTAAGAAAAGGTAGAGGGGATGAGCGAATCGCTAAACTCAATGATTCCCCTGATATGCCTGAAGGAGAAGCCACTTACGTTCTGAAATCTGG TGGTTGGGAAGACACAAATTAA
- a CDS encoding aconitate hydratase, mitochondrial: MVILSTSSSTARTRICSIQRTIKRGLATPSTLPIKDCTSITPPYQRLLKTLDNVRDVLPKGTKLTLAEKILYSHLRNPEESLGGATKIRGEKYLKLRPDRVAMQDASAQMALLQFMTCKLPSCAVPASIHCDHLIQAQTGATEDLSRSIEANKEVFDFLQSAAKKYGIEFWKPGSGIIHQIVLENYAAPGLLMLGTDSHTPNAGGLGMLAIGVGGADAVDALTDTPWELKAPLVTGVKLTGQLQGWATPKDLILHLAGKLTVRGGTGRIIEYFGPGVPAQSCTGLATIANMGAEVGATTSTFPYSDNMRQYLHATGRGPVAQAADDAAKQGFLSADEGAEYDEVIEINLSELEPHLNGPFTPDLATPLSSFSSFLNSNQYPTTLSSALIGSCTNSSYEDMSRVASIAEQAKAAGLKSKVPFLVTPGSELIRATVEKDGLQDTLESVGATVLANACGPCIGQWKRDEHKGEDNAILTSFNRNFKARNDGNLKTMNFLASPEIVTAMAFSGDLNFNPTTDSIPTPNGPFKFTPPSGDRLPPTGYSAGDLSYAPSPSPSPEPSTEIAISPSSTRLEILEPFGTNFSGNGELPKMTCLMRVKGKCTTDHISAAGAWLKYKGHLSNISENTLMTAVNDESDKINKAIDINGEEDTIPKTMQKYKARNEPWMLVVDDNYGEGSAREHAALQPRFYGGAMIVARSFARIHETNLKKQGILPLWFVDKSDYSKISAHDKVSTIGLDKIMNNTSSSDILKLRVERPSGEIEEIPVRHTLSKDQIEWLRYGSALNYIGAKAREAGKA, from the exons ATGGTTATcttatcaacatcatcatcaacagcaaggACGCGTATTTGTTCTATACaaagaacaatcaaaagagGTTTagctacaccttcaactttacctatAAAAGATTGTACTTCTATCACACCACCTTATCAAAGGTTACTTAAGACTTTAGATAATGTTAGAGATGTTTTACCTAAAGGTACCAAGTTgactttagctgaaaagatCTTGTATTCCCATTTAAGGAATCCAGAAGAATCCTTAGGAGGAGCAACTAAAATTAGAGGTGAAAAATATTTGAAGTTGAGACCCGACAGGGTGGCAATGCAG GATGCTTCTGCTCAAATGGCTTTACTTCAATTTATGACatgtaaattaccttcatgTGCTGTACCAGCTTCAATACATTGTGATCATTTAATTCAAGCACAAACTGGTGCAACGGAAGATTTAAGTAGATCAATAGAAGCAAATAAAGAAGTATTTGATTTCTTACAATCTGCTGCTAAAAAATATGGTATTGAATTTTGGAAACCTGGATCAGGTattattcatcaaattgTTTTAGAAAATTATGCTGCACCTGGATTATTGATGTTAGGTACAGATTCACATACACCAaatgcaggtggtttaggaaTGTTAGCTattggtgttggtggtgcagatgctgttgatgctTTAACTGATACTCCATGGGAATTAAAAGCTCCTTTAGTAACTGGTGTTAAATTAACCGGTCAATTACAAGGCTGGGCAACTCCAAAAGATTTAATCTTACATTTAGCTGGTAAATTAACTGTAAGA GGTGGTACAGGTAGAATAATAGAATATTTCGGTCCAGGTGTACCTGCTCAATCATGTACTGGTTTAGCCACCATAGCCAATATGGGTGCTGAAGTCGGTgcaacaacttcaactttcCCTTACTCCGACAATATGAGACAATACTTGCATGCTACAGGTAGAGGCCCAGTCGCTCAAGCTGCAGATGATGCTGCTAAACAAGGTTTCTTGAGTGCAGATGAAGGAGCTGAGTATGATGAAGTTATCGAAATC AACCTCTCCGAACTTGAACCTCACTTGAACGGGCCTTTCACACCAGATCTTGCCACTCccttatcatcattctcatctttccTCAACTCCAACCAATACCCCACAACTCTGTCTTCAGCATTGATCGGATCATgtacaaattcatcatatgAAGACATGTCAAGAGTAGCATCTATAGcagaacaagctaaagctgctggTCTTAAATCTAAAGTACCTTTCCTTGTTACACCTGGATCAGAATTGATTAGAGCTACAGTGGAGAAAGATGGGTTACAAGATACTTTGGAAAGTGTCGGTGCTACTGTCTTGGCTAATGCTTGTGGTCCATGTATCGGTCAATGGAAGAGAGATGAACACAAAGGTGAAGACaatg CTATCTTAACCTCATTCAACCGAAACTTCAAAGCTAGAAATGATGGCAACTTAAAAACCATGAACTTCCTCGCTTCTCCTGAGATAGTGACTGCT ATGGCTTTCTCTGGTGATCTCAACTTTAACCCTACAACCGATtctatacctacacctaatgGACCATTCAAATTCACTCCACCATCTGGAGATAGACTACCACCCACAGGATATTCAGCTGGTGATTTATCTTatgcaccttcaccttcaccatcacctgaaccatctACTGAAATCgctatatcaccttcatcaactagATTAGAAATTTTGGAACCATTCGGTACAAATTTCAGTGGTAAtggtgaattacctaaaatgaCATGTTTGATGAgagttaaaggtaaatgtaCAACAGATCATATATCAGCTGCAGGTGCATGGTTAAAATATAAAGGTCATTTAAGTAATATTTCAGAAAATACTCTAATGACTGCTGtaaatgatgaaagtgataaaaTAAATAAAGCTATAGAtataaatggtgaagaagatactaTACCAAAAACAATGCAAAAATACAAAGCTAGAAATGAACCTTGGATGTTGGTTGTCGACGATAATT atggtgaaggttcaGCAAGAGAACATGCAGCATTACAACCAAGATTCTATGGAGGAGCAATGATAGTTGCAAGATCATTTGCAAGAATTCATGAAACAAATCTAAAGAAACAAGGTATATTACCATTATGGTTTGTCGATAAATCAGATTATTCAAAGATCTCAGCACATGATAAAGTCTCAACAATAGGTTTAGATAAAATTATGAATAAtacctcatcatcagatatCTTGAAATTAAGAGTTGAAAGACCATCTggtgaaatcgaagaaaTTCCAGTTAGACATACTCTAagtaaagatcaaattgaatggTTAAGATATGGTAGCGCGCTTAATTATATTGGTGCtaaagctagagaagctgGTAAAGCTTAG